The following proteins are co-located in the Primulina tabacum isolate GXHZ01 chromosome 11, ASM2559414v2, whole genome shotgun sequence genome:
- the LOC142519438 gene encoding growth-regulating factor 4-like → MSGTASTSTAVRVGGGAEVGYGGYRPPFTAMQWQELEHQTMIYKYLVAGLPIPPDLVMPIRRSFELISASLFHHPSLGYCSYYGKKFDPEPGRCRRTDGKKWRCSKDAHPDSKYCERHMHRGRNRSRKPVECQSTSQSLSTSLSQISTGSSSNGGSFQGSSSASFQNIPPYSAVNSDGSSLGRNLAKLQMESMPYGINNKEFRYIHGLNSDANDSSFSAEASGSVGNLGLGPSSGCSNWHFIPSQVSSSPCLKQNSDSPFMDDSSSQQNMLRAFEPIDSTMPKQLLKDSFFGCEISSAGPVQHEQLPVHPFFNEWPTTKESWSNFHDDGSSKNVFSSTQLSISIPRASRDVSPMSDYSPKDA, encoded by the exons ATGAGTGGAACAGCATCCACATCTACGGCAGTTAGGGTGGGGGGAGGGGCGGAGGTAGGTTATGGTGGATATAGGCCACCTTTCACTGCTATGCAGTGGCAGGAGCTGGAGCACCAAACCATGATATACAAGTACCTGGTGGCTGGCCTTCCAATCCCACCGGACCTTGTCATGCCTATTCGTCGCAGTTTCGAGTTGATTTCTGCTAGTTTATTCCACCACCCTTCTT TGGGCTATTGTTCCTATTACGGGAAGAAGTTTGATCCCGAGCCCGGGAGATGCCGAAGGACAGATGGAAAGAAGTGGAGGTGCTCCAAAGACGCACATCCAGACTCAAAATATTGTGAGCGGCACATGCACCGAGGCCGCAACCGTTCAAGAAAGCCTGTGGAATGTCAATCTACTTCCCAGTCCTTGTCAACTTCATTGTCTCAAATCTCGACTGGGAGCAGTAGTAACGGTGGAAGCTTCCAAGGAAGCAGCAGTGCAAGCTTTCAAAACATACCACCTTACTCTGCTGTTAATTCAGATGGATCGTCTCTTGGTAGAAATTTGGCAAAGCTGCAGATGGAATCCATGCCATATGGGATCAATAACAAGGAGTTCAG GTATATACATGGACTGAATTCTGATGCCAATGATAGTAGTTTCTCAGCAGAAGCTTCTGGAAGTGTCGGAAATTTAGGCTTGGGCCCTAGCTCAGGTTGCAGCAATTGGCATTTCATACCTTCTCAAGTTTCCTCGAGCCCCTGCTTAAAACAAAATTCTGATTCCCCATTTATGGATGATTCCTCTTCCCAACAAAACATGCTTCGTGCTTTTGAACCCATTGATTCGACCATGCCAAAACAGCTGCTGAAAGACTCGTTTTTTGGCTGTGAGATTAGTTCAGCAGGTCCAGTACAACATGAGCAGCTTCCAGTGCATCCTTTCTTCAATGAGTGGCCTACTACTAAGGAATCATGGTCCAATTTCCACGATGATGGATCCAGCAAAAATGTCTTTTCATCCACTCAGCTGTCCATCTCAATTCCCCGTGCATCTCGTGATGTTTCTCCAATGAGTGATTACTCCCCTAAAG ATGCGTGA
- the LOC142519369 gene encoding LOW QUALITY PROTEIN: uncharacterized protein LOC142519369 (The sequence of the model RefSeq protein was modified relative to this genomic sequence to represent the inferred CDS: inserted 1 base in 1 codon) — protein MGSFPGHVLPGTLFFVVGMWHIWCSIXRYVSNPKSFQVRVWNPVPGFEGRFKYLELYIIAIGGFIDLCIEFLFSTHLKIFVHGVLNPSHMNNFEHSGMLLMFFIFGIITLLSEKTSYLPLPEGALCFIASAAFTAEYLLFYFHSTTHKGLEGYYHFILVVLIGVCILSTVAGALVPASFPVDLCSCIAIALQGLWFYQTAFTLYGSMMPEGCRLKESEIECHSTEHEIRGEMLANFQLFVLVFGVLVFVSGACIYNEQRFRHSSLTNSEE, from the exons ATGGGTTCTTTTCCAGGGCATGTTCTACCCGGGACATTGTTTTTTGTTGTTGGAATGTGGCATATTTGGTGCTCAA GTAGGTATGTGTCGAATCCCAAATCGTTTCAGGTCAGAGTTTGGAATCCTGTTCCAGGTTTTGAGGGGAGGTTCAAGTATTTGGAGCTTTACATTATTGCAATTGGAGGCTTCATTGATCTATGCATTGAATTTTTGTTTTCAACCCATCTCAAGATCTTCGTTCATGGAGTCTTGAATCCTTCTCATATGAACAATTTTGAGCACTCTGGAATGCTACTAATGTTCTTCATCTTCGGTATCATTACACTTCTCTCAGAGAAAACAAG CTATCTTCCCCTTCCAGAAGGTGCATTATGCTTCATCGCCTCAGCAGCGTTCACTGCAGAATATCTTCTGTTCTACTTCCACTCGACCACGCACAAGGGACTCGAGGGATATTATCATTTTATCCTTGTCGTCCTTATTGGTGTGTGTATACTATCCACGGTCGCTGGCGCCCTCGTGCCAGCCAGTTTTCCAGTGGATTTATGCAGTTGCATAGCCATAGCTCTTCAAGGCCTTTGGTTCTATCAAACGGCGTTCACCCTTTACGGCTCAATGATGCCGGAGGGTTGTCGCCTTAAAGAGAGCGAAATAGAATGTCATTCGACAGAGCACGAAATTCGTGGCGAGATGCTTGCAAATTTCCAGCTATTCGTATTGGTCTTTGGAGTTCTTGTCTTTGTTTCAGGGGCGTGTATCTATAACGAGCAAAGATTTCGCCATTCGAGTCTCACGAATTCAGAAGAATAA